A single bacterium DNA region contains:
- a CDS encoding DUF362 domain-containing protein, protein MRQSVNLVNCPDYASVPDALSRLMDGLGGMGQFVKPGQSVLIKPNLLSDHTPDDAVTTHPEVVRALIRLVKSAGATPWVADSPAIIADLRRVWERTGIEAVCHQEQVPLVNLEKAGSRSFEENGIHFTIATPVLEADAIITVPKVKTHVLTGLTGAMKNLYGTVPGLQKTAFHKRYPYPQDFARLLVAIYRQVRPVLSVADGVVGMEGNGPSAGLPIRLGFLGASADAVALDVVLCRTLGLEPRNVVHLELARQAGLGLQDWGQIAVGGDVAIQALAPRAYRRPSTVPIQYVPRWLIRWVEPYIWHRPRFLPNCVFCGKCVKACPSEALTILPGQQPLLTPAKCIACCCCHEMCPVHAIEMQPSPFFRFARKFTAGRKQ, encoded by the coding sequence ATGCGCCAGTCTGTAAATTTGGTTAACTGCCCCGATTATGCTTCTGTACCGGACGCCTTGTCGCGCCTGATGGACGGGCTGGGGGGGATGGGGCAGTTTGTGAAGCCGGGTCAGTCGGTGCTGATTAAGCCGAATCTCCTTTCGGACCACACCCCGGATGATGCGGTGACCACCCACCCCGAGGTGGTTCGGGCCCTGATCCGGCTGGTCAAGTCCGCCGGGGCCACCCCGTGGGTCGCGGACAGTCCTGCCATCATTGCTGATTTGCGGCGGGTCTGGGAGCGGACCGGCATCGAGGCGGTGTGCCATCAGGAACAGGTGCCGCTGGTGAATCTGGAAAAGGCGGGCTCCCGGAGTTTCGAGGAGAATGGGATTCACTTCACGATTGCCACGCCGGTGCTGGAAGCGGATGCCATTATTACCGTACCCAAGGTGAAAACACATGTTCTGACGGGGCTGACCGGGGCTATGAAAAACCTCTATGGAACCGTGCCGGGCCTTCAGAAGACGGCGTTCCACAAGCGCTATCCTTATCCTCAGGACTTTGCCCGCCTGCTGGTGGCCATTTATCGCCAGGTCAGACCGGTGTTGTCGGTGGCAGACGGGGTGGTGGGCATGGAGGGGAATGGTCCCTCTGCGGGGCTGCCGATCCGGCTTGGCTTTCTGGGCGCCTCGGCGGATGCCGTCGCGCTGGATGTGGTCCTCTGCCGGACCCTGGGGCTTGAGCCCCGCAATGTGGTTCATCTCGAGTTGGCACGGCAGGCGGGGCTTGGCCTGCAGGATTGGGGTCAGATCGCGGTGGGCGGGGATGTGGCGATCCAGGCCCTGGCCCCACGGGCCTATCGGCGGCCCTCAACGGTGCCGATTCAATATGTGCCCCGCTGGCTGATCCGCTGGGTGGAACCGTATATCTGGCATCGGCCGCGGTTTCTGCCCAACTGTGTGTTCTGCGGGAAATGCGTGAAGGCCTGTCCATCCGAAGCCCTGACGATCTTGCCCGGTCAGCAACCGTTGCTGACACCGGCCAAATGCATTGCCTGCTGTTGCTGTCACGAAATGTGCCCGGTTCATGCCATTGAGATGCAGCCGAGTCCGTTTTTCAGGTTTGCCAGAAAATTTACCGCAGGACGAAAGCAGTGA
- a CDS encoding FGGY-family carbohydrate kinase: protein MKITRVFAGDFGASGGKCFAGIFEGGTFRLHEIHRFAHESVSFFIPDAAGNLTERTYWDEGLLYQNLVKGLREYRRTMADTLDSIGIDTWGADGQMMSAEGDPLGKFYAYRDHRLDTMAEKVKAKVGAKKAYQLTGIHFQPFNVSNQLYWFMLNRGKTIKPGAYFLPTPTLFYYFLGGVKSVDSTFASVTQLMDAHTQTWSPELLRKLKIPAAVMPPIVAPGTVMGTLYAELATPLGLNRPPLIAVGGHDTASAFAAAPVDNPEEALIISSGTWSLVGKLIPTAITSKEAMAYGLSNEGGIGNVRLLRNCMGTWLVQELKRGWEKADGHELAWAELDRLTKDAPSFTAFVDPDDTSFFNPPDMQTAIMDFCRRTGQPVPTDRGTILQVVFESLALKYRLVNNMLTQVSGTPNKVVHIVGGGSKNERLNQYTANAIGLPVCAGPEEATAIGNCMVQAMGLGLIKSMREAQPFIREAFPIREYKPRDEARWTSAYATFTALLKSQ, encoded by the coding sequence ATGAAAATAACACGGGTTTTTGCAGGCGATTTCGGTGCATCGGGCGGCAAATGTTTTGCGGGAATTTTTGAAGGCGGAACCTTCCGCCTTCATGAAATCCACCGGTTTGCGCATGAATCCGTGTCGTTTTTCATTCCCGACGCGGCGGGTAACCTCACGGAGCGCACCTACTGGGACGAGGGGCTTCTCTATCAGAATCTGGTGAAGGGGTTGCGCGAATACCGGCGCACCATGGCTGACACCCTCGACAGCATCGGTATCGACACCTGGGGTGCCGACGGCCAGATGATGTCCGCCGAGGGCGATCCGCTCGGGAAGTTTTACGCCTACCGTGACCATCGGCTCGATACCATGGCGGAAAAGGTCAAGGCGAAGGTGGGTGCCAAAAAGGCCTATCAGTTGACGGGCATTCATTTCCAGCCTTTCAATGTCAGCAACCAGCTCTACTGGTTCATGCTCAACCGCGGCAAAACCATTAAGCCGGGGGCCTATTTCCTGCCGACCCCTACCCTCTTCTATTATTTTCTCGGGGGTGTGAAATCGGTGGATTCCACCTTTGCCAGCGTCACACAGCTCATGGATGCCCACACCCAGACGTGGAGCCCTGAACTCCTGCGTAAGCTGAAGATTCCGGCGGCGGTCATGCCCCCGATCGTGGCGCCCGGTACGGTAATGGGAACGTTGTACGCCGAACTGGCGACCCCGCTCGGACTTAACCGGCCACCCCTGATCGCCGTTGGCGGGCACGACACCGCCAGTGCGTTTGCGGCGGCTCCGGTGGATAATCCCGAGGAAGCCCTGATTATCAGCTCCGGGACCTGGTCCCTGGTCGGCAAACTGATTCCCACCGCCATCACCAGCAAGGAAGCCATGGCGTACGGACTCAGTAACGAAGGTGGTATCGGCAATGTCCGCCTGCTCCGCAATTGCATGGGAACCTGGCTGGTCCAGGAACTCAAACGCGGTTGGGAGAAAGCCGACGGGCATGAGCTCGCATGGGCGGAACTGGATCGTCTGACGAAGGATGCGCCCTCCTTTACAGCCTTCGTGGATCCCGATGACACCAGCTTCTTCAATCCGCCGGATATGCAGACCGCCATTATGGATTTTTGCCGCCGCACCGGCCAACCGGTCCCCACGGATCGGGGCACGATCCTGCAGGTCGTCTTCGAAAGCCTGGCCCTGAAATACCGCCTTGTAAACAACATGCTCACCCAGGTTTCTGGGACCCCGAACAAGGTGGTCCATATTGTAGGTGGTGGCTCCAAGAACGAAAGGCTTAATCAGTATACGGCCAACGCCATCGGCCTGCCTGTCTGCGCCGGCCCGGAAGAAGCCACCGCCATTGGAAACTGCATGGTGCAGGCGATGGGGCTTGGACTCATTAAATCCATGAGGGAGGCCCAACCGTTCATTCGCGAAGCCTTCCCCATCCGGGAATACAAGCCCCGGGATGAAGCCCGCTGGACGTCTGCCTACGCCACCTTCACGGCGTTGCTTAAAAGCCAGTAA
- a CDS encoding AraC family transcriptional regulator, whose protein sequence is MELQKIRFRRVPAPDSPLGIQVGFEDFHRLRMMSHYEYPLHRHDGYEAIVVEAGTYRCLLNGEDLRIQRGQTLLVKPGDRHQDHLCKGQRHAVLHFRLTNPQGGPVPALFASQVSPHHQISQGPLTGDLKLIDEIQHESTEGRPYGAKVQDGLMSALFWRWVRFLPVEALSPEYRSIPIDEARREEITDLFNRHLEQHESLPALAAELKVSPRQLTNQCRKLFGASPARLLLGMKVSRAVAMLRYQQMRVSEVSEALGFANPYHFSRAFRRTLGYPPSDVVYHRNEWE, encoded by the coding sequence ATGGAACTTCAAAAAATCCGCTTTCGACGGGTGCCTGCCCCGGACTCGCCACTCGGCATTCAGGTGGGCTTCGAGGATTTTCATCGCCTCCGCATGATGTCGCACTACGAGTATCCACTGCACCGGCATGACGGATATGAAGCCATTGTGGTCGAGGCCGGCACTTACCGCTGTCTCCTCAATGGGGAGGACCTCCGGATTCAACGGGGCCAGACCCTTCTGGTGAAGCCGGGAGACCGTCACCAGGACCACCTGTGCAAGGGCCAACGTCACGCCGTCCTTCACTTTCGCCTGACAAACCCCCAGGGAGGACCGGTTCCGGCTCTTTTTGCATCTCAGGTGAGTCCGCACCATCAAATCTCACAAGGGCCCTTAACGGGGGACCTCAAGCTGATTGATGAGATCCAGCATGAGTCAACGGAGGGCCGACCCTATGGCGCCAAAGTGCAGGATGGCCTGATGTCCGCGCTTTTCTGGCGGTGGGTCCGCTTTCTTCCGGTCGAGGCGCTCAGCCCTGAATATCGTTCCATTCCGATCGATGAAGCCCGCAGGGAAGAAATCACGGATCTGTTTAATCGCCACCTGGAGCAGCACGAGAGCCTGCCCGCACTCGCGGCCGAATTAAAAGTGAGTCCCCGTCAACTCACCAACCAATGCCGCAAGCTTTTCGGAGCCTCTCCCGCACGTCTATTGCTCGGGATGAAAGTCAGCCGTGCCGTGGCCATGTTGCGCTATCAGCAGATGCGGGTGAGCGAAGTCAGTGAAGCCCTTGGTTTCGCCAATCCCTACCATTTTTCCAGAGCCTTCCGCAGAACTCTGGGGTATCCGCCCTCCGACGTCGTCTACCATCGAAATGAATGGGAATGA
- a CDS encoding amino acid permease, translated as MRTIFKTKSQAQIISDVENAEHQMPRVLGSWHLTLLGIGGVIGAGIFVLTGQAAANYAGPSIALSFVISGLACAFAALCYSEFASMIPVAGSAYTYSYATLGEVFAWIIGWDLILEYLFGASTVAVGWSGYVVSFLNDCGVTLPAALCNAPFSYTPQAGLHLTGAWFNLPAVLIIAVVTALLVIGIRESANFNNVIVIIKVTVILLFIFLGMHYVKLENLTPFIPANTGIFGEYGWSGVMRGSAVVFFAYIGFDAVSTAAQEARRPQRDVPVGIMVSLVVCAVLYVAVAVVLTGLVPYKQLNVPHPIAVGIDAAGPALAWLRPWVKMGAIAGLSSVVLVLMLGQSRIFYSMSRDGLLPAAFAAIHPRFKTPWLATTITGVVSLLMAALFPIGFLGELVSIGALLAFAMVCGGIWVMRVTKPELPRPFRTPWVPLVPILGIVFTGAQMVALPRDTWIRLVLWMALGLLIYFTYGHRHSKLQLRQAKASI; from the coding sequence ATGAGAACCATTTTTAAAACCAAGTCGCAGGCGCAAATTATCAGTGATGTGGAGAATGCGGAGCATCAGATGCCGCGGGTGCTGGGGTCATGGCATTTGACATTGCTAGGAATTGGCGGGGTGATCGGGGCCGGTATTTTTGTGCTGACCGGGCAGGCTGCCGCCAATTATGCGGGACCGTCCATCGCGTTGTCATTTGTGATCTCAGGTTTGGCCTGTGCCTTTGCCGCCCTCTGTTACAGTGAGTTTGCGTCCATGATCCCGGTGGCGGGCAGCGCCTATACCTATTCCTATGCCACGCTAGGCGAGGTCTTTGCCTGGATCATCGGCTGGGATTTGATTCTGGAATATCTCTTTGGTGCCTCCACGGTGGCGGTAGGCTGGTCCGGCTATGTGGTGAGTTTTCTTAATGATTGCGGGGTGACGCTTCCGGCGGCCTTATGTAATGCGCCCTTTTCCTATACACCACAGGCGGGGCTCCACTTGACGGGGGCCTGGTTCAACTTGCCGGCCGTGTTGATTATCGCGGTGGTGACGGCGCTTCTGGTGATCGGCATCAGAGAGTCGGCGAACTTCAATAATGTCATTGTGATCATCAAGGTCACGGTGATTCTGCTGTTTATTTTCCTGGGAATGCACTACGTCAAACTCGAGAATCTGACCCCCTTCATTCCGGCGAATACCGGAATCTTTGGTGAATATGGGTGGAGCGGGGTGATGAGGGGGTCCGCAGTGGTGTTCTTTGCCTATATCGGATTTGACGCCGTTTCGACGGCCGCGCAGGAGGCGCGACGGCCTCAGCGGGATGTCCCGGTGGGGATTATGGTTTCGCTGGTCGTTTGTGCCGTGCTGTATGTGGCGGTGGCAGTGGTGCTGACGGGGTTGGTTCCCTATAAGCAGTTGAATGTGCCGCATCCGATCGCGGTTGGCATTGATGCGGCGGGCCCGGCCTTGGCCTGGTTGCGCCCGTGGGTCAAGATGGGGGCGATTGCCGGCTTGAGTTCAGTGGTTCTGGTTCTGATGCTTGGGCAATCCCGGATTTTTTACTCGATGTCGCGAGACGGCCTGCTGCCCGCCGCCTTCGCAGCCATTCACCCCCGATTCAAAACCCCCTGGTTGGCCACGACGATCACGGGAGTGGTGTCGCTCCTGATGGCGGCCCTGTTCCCGATCGGGTTTCTCGGGGAGTTGGTTTCGATCGGGGCCCTACTGGCCTTTGCCATGGTGTGCGGGGGGATCTGGGTGATGCGGGTGACCAAGCCTGAACTGCCCCGTCCCTTCCGGACTCCCTGGGTGCCGCTGGTTCCCATTCTGGGGATTGTGTTTACCGGCGCCCAGATGGTGGCGTTGCCGAGGGATACCTGGATCCGGTTGGTATTGTGGATGGCGCTGGGGCTGTTGATCTATTTCACCTATGGGCACCGGCACAGCAAGTTGCAGCTGCGTCAGGCCAAAGCAAGTATATGA